In Thalassoglobus sp. JC818, a single window of DNA contains:
- a CDS encoding prolyl oligopeptidase family serine peptidase: protein MSRIELLKRAGKLLATRTLALLVLCTPAYSAEPAVADAEPQPLIVADVVYGHKDGLAMTFDIFRPDSKTTGKPANGAAIAFMVSGGWYSKWAPPQQAQAFFQPYLNEGYTVFAVRHGSSPVYGIPDAVSDVRRAIRFIRLNSYDYGIDPDRLGVMGMSAGGHLSLMLATTGDDGDPAAVDPVLRTGNRVAAVAALVPPSDLRVAVWEAEESLPAYRNFPALDLSVEEAAKYSPLLFVTADDAPALIISGTLDDLVPPRHGEWIAAEYEKNGLDHQLLLLEANHGLNGKQGEAFQAVIDWFNEHLLDSELESGSQ from the coding sequence ATGTCACGAATTGAACTCCTGAAGCGTGCCGGAAAACTCTTAGCCACTCGAACTCTGGCGCTCCTTGTTCTATGCACTCCAGCGTATTCCGCTGAGCCTGCAGTCGCCGACGCGGAACCTCAACCGCTCATCGTTGCCGATGTCGTCTATGGCCACAAAGATGGTCTCGCGATGACTTTCGACATCTTCCGCCCGGATTCCAAAACGACCGGGAAACCCGCGAACGGTGCGGCGATCGCCTTCATGGTGAGTGGCGGATGGTACTCGAAGTGGGCTCCGCCGCAGCAGGCACAAGCATTCTTCCAACCCTATCTGAACGAAGGCTACACTGTGTTCGCCGTGCGTCATGGCAGCAGCCCGGTTTACGGAATTCCCGACGCTGTCTCAGATGTTCGACGGGCGATCCGTTTCATTCGGCTGAATTCTTACGATTACGGAATCGATCCTGATCGACTCGGAGTTATGGGAATGAGCGCCGGCGGACATCTTTCGCTCATGTTGGCAACGACGGGAGATGATGGAGATCCCGCGGCAGTCGACCCTGTTCTGCGAACCGGAAATCGCGTCGCTGCTGTCGCTGCACTTGTTCCTCCATCGGACCTTCGCGTGGCTGTCTGGGAAGCAGAAGAATCGCTGCCCGCTTACCGAAACTTTCCTGCGCTTGATTTGAGCGTTGAAGAGGCTGCCAAGTATTCGCCGCTGCTGTTCGTAACCGCAGATGATGCTCCAGCCCTGATCATCTCCGGAACACTCGACGATCTCGTTCCGCCCCGACACGGTGAATGGATCGCTGCCGAATACGAAAAGAACGGACTCGACCATCAGTTGCTGCTGCTGGAAGCCAATCACGGTTTAAATGGCAAGCAAGGAGAAGCCTTCCAAGCTGTCATCGATTGGTTTAACGAACACCTTCTCGACTCCGAATTGGAATCAGGCAGCCAATAA
- a CDS encoding rhomboid family intramembrane serine protease, which produces MLIPLSDNVDKEHLPITGFALIVLNAYVWIYTARMGVDDQTMRTTVQFFNDWGCVPTDLADGKVVGLFTSMFIHGGFMHFLGNMIFMWTLMWSLEASLGWFRFAPLYIGSGLLSGVAQASLDFSSEIPCIGASGAISGLFGAYLFKFGMATKFKMLFFFVIRGFVFTMPAWLFGAFWLGMQYWGHFTSDPSEPGVGWMCHLSGFFIGMILCWMLDENDAQLEERAGELRIATAKERAAKEELSSQSIQYSYGHDDAEDGPENACVYCQTELSDEDMIAPTLYRCPNGSCGQLNILSTAPEKVHQ; this is translated from the coding sequence GTGCTCAACGCTTACGTTTGGATCTACACGGCTCGGATGGGCGTTGATGACCAAACCATGCGGACGACTGTCCAGTTTTTTAACGACTGGGGATGCGTCCCGACCGATCTGGCAGATGGAAAAGTGGTTGGCCTGTTTACCTCCATGTTCATTCATGGCGGGTTCATGCATTTTCTGGGCAACATGATTTTCATGTGGACGCTGATGTGGTCGCTTGAGGCTTCCTTGGGATGGTTTCGATTTGCCCCGCTCTACATCGGCTCCGGGCTTCTTTCGGGCGTCGCTCAAGCGTCGCTGGACTTTTCGTCTGAGATTCCGTGCATTGGCGCGAGTGGAGCGATTTCGGGTTTGTTTGGTGCGTACCTATTCAAATTCGGCATGGCGACGAAATTCAAGATGCTCTTTTTCTTTGTGATTCGAGGGTTTGTTTTCACGATGCCTGCGTGGCTGTTCGGGGCCTTCTGGTTGGGAATGCAGTATTGGGGGCACTTCACGAGCGATCCATCCGAACCGGGTGTGGGATGGATGTGTCACCTGAGTGGATTTTTCATCGGGATGATCTTGTGCTGGATGCTTGATGAGAACGACGCTCAGCTTGAAGAGCGAGCTGGCGAATTGCGGATCGCGACAGCCAAAGAACGAGCTGCGAAGGAAGAGCTCAGTTCTCAATCAATTCAATACAGCTATGGACATGACGACGCAGAAGACGGCCCGGAGAATGCGTGTGTCTATTGCCAAACGGAGCTTTCCGACGAAGACATGATTGCGCCGACACTCTACCGCTGTCCGAACGGGAGCTGCGGGCAACTCAACATCCTCTCGACGGCACCAGAGAAAGTGCATCAGTAA
- the hisB gene encoding imidazoleglycerol-phosphate dehydratase HisB codes for MSQRTATIQRTTGETQIELSLDLDGSGKASIDTGVGFFNHMLELFTKHGLFDLTVKAVGDTDVDDHHTVEDTGICLGQAIRQAVGDKQGITRYGSMTLPMEETLVTSALDLSGRYWFVDSYEIPTEKIGTFDSQLVEVFWQAVAANALMNLHLVLHHGKNSHHIAEGFFKATARALRTAVTIDPRQTGVPSSKGVL; via the coding sequence ATGTCTCAACGCACAGCAACGATTCAACGAACCACTGGTGAGACGCAGATCGAGCTGTCACTTGATCTCGATGGCTCAGGGAAGGCGTCGATTGATACCGGTGTCGGGTTCTTCAACCATATGCTTGAACTCTTCACCAAGCACGGATTGTTCGACCTCACAGTCAAAGCTGTGGGTGATACCGACGTCGATGATCATCACACAGTGGAAGACACGGGGATCTGCTTGGGACAGGCAATTCGACAGGCTGTCGGAGACAAGCAGGGAATCACACGCTACGGGTCGATGACGCTTCCTATGGAAGAGACGCTGGTGACTTCCGCTCTCGATTTAAGCGGTCGATACTGGTTTGTCGACAGCTATGAGATTCCAACGGAAAAGATCGGGACCTTTGATTCGCAGCTCGTTGAAGTCTTCTGGCAAGCTGTGGCGGCCAACGCGCTAATGAATTTGCATCTCGTACTTCATCACGGCAAGAACAGCCACCACATCGCAGAAGGCTTCTTCAAAGCGACAGCTCGAGCACTGCGGACTGCTGTAACTATCGATCCTCGACAGACCGGAGTTCCATCTTCCAAAGGTGTGCTGTAG